The genome window CGCTCGGTGCTGGTGCTGTTCGTGGACCGCGAGCAGAAAATCCTCCTGGCCAAGCGCCCCAAGGATGCCCCCGTGTTCCCCTCCCGCTGGGACCTGCCCGCGCGCGGGCATCTTCAGCCGGGCGAGGCCCACTTCGACGCGGCCCGGCGTCTGGCGGACTCGCTCTTTCCTGCACAGGGCGGCCTGCCCGCCTTCCAGGCGCGCCTGTCCCCAACCGAGCGGTCGGACTTCGAGGCCCTGGCGGTGTACCGCTATCCCGTGGGGTTCCACAATGATCCGTCAGAGCGCAACATTTTGGCCGTCAGCCACGAGGAACTGGCCGTGCTGGCGGCCGACTTCCGGGAACTGCTCACCCCTTCGGTGGTGCAGGCCTTCGAGGCCGGGATTCTGTTCGCCTGAATGGGCGCGGCGGTCGCCTGCCGCTGGAGAAGCTCCGTCGGCTGGCTGGACCCAGTTCGTTTGGTCGAGCACGATGGTGCGGGCGGAGAACAATCAGGGGAATGGCTGAACCCTGTTCATTTGGTAGAGCGCTGTGGTTTCGGGCGGGGGAGAAGCCTCCGGCGGCCAAAGGGCTGCGCCCTTTGGAATCCCGTATAGGTGCAGCGGTTCTTGCCTGACGTGTAGAGAAGCGCCCCTTATGGGGGCGCGGCAATAACTAGATCGGCCCCAGGAGCCCGGCTGTGGCGTCGTGCAGAAGGCCG of Fundidesulfovibrio putealis DSM 16056 contains these proteins:
- a CDS encoding NUDIX domain-containing protein — protein: MSQEKNAPSADAQPVEIVDDRGRLLAVVSAGEAHRQSLPHRSVLVLFVDREQKILLAKRPKDAPVFPSRWDLPARGHLQPGEAHFDAARRLADSLFPAQGGLPAFQARLSPTERSDFEALAVYRYPVGFHNDPSERNILAVSHEELAVLAADFRELLTPSVVQAFEAGILFA